The proteins below come from a single Zhouia spongiae genomic window:
- a CDS encoding sulfatase family protein, whose translation MTQKPTILFTLAFISLFSIQCKNNDKKGKIPEETGVESPNILFILSDDHTSKAWGIYGGQLQDYVKNDNIKRLANEGVVLDNAFCTNSICSPSRASILTGQYSHLNQVYTLREPLPAGHPNIARSLGENGYQTAIIGKWHLDKQPEGFDYFNVLPGQGRYWNPILKTRETWTDGADGSKGKVYKGFSTDVITDLTVEHLKKRDTSKPFFMICSFKATHEPFDYPKRYDSLYADIDIPEPESLYDFGKGQGGRTFVGQKLENLAKRWKQATDDPENFWTSYPGLPYPLDGFDSMQLRSKIYQKLVKDFMRSGAAIDDNIGKLLDYLKAEGIENNTIVVYTADQGYFLGEHGFFDKRLIYEESLRMPFVIRFPKELKGGKRIDDIILNIDFAALLADYAGIKKPDYIQGESFRENLKGNTPENWREEMYYRYWLHHPDRPSHFGIRNERYKLAFFYGQGLGMYGSEEDKPTEPVWEFYDLEKDPKELYNLINDPQYADIITEMKTELIKLREQYKDEDADKPVMERIMKDNWQ comes from the coding sequence ATGACACAAAAACCGACAATACTATTCACCCTTGCTTTTATCAGCCTTTTTTCTATTCAATGTAAGAATAACGATAAAAAGGGTAAGATTCCAGAAGAAACCGGAGTAGAAAGCCCCAATATATTATTTATCCTTTCCGACGACCACACATCAAAGGCATGGGGGATCTATGGAGGACAGCTGCAAGACTATGTGAAGAATGATAACATTAAACGATTAGCCAATGAAGGTGTTGTACTGGACAATGCTTTTTGTACCAACTCCATTTGCTCTCCGAGCAGAGCCAGCATATTAACAGGGCAGTATAGCCATTTAAATCAGGTATATACGCTAAGGGAACCTTTGCCTGCCGGGCATCCGAATATAGCGAGATCCTTGGGAGAGAACGGATATCAGACAGCGATAATCGGAAAGTGGCACTTAGACAAACAACCTGAGGGTTTTGATTATTTTAATGTATTGCCGGGCCAGGGTCGTTATTGGAATCCCATTCTGAAAACCAGGGAGACCTGGACGGACGGGGCTGACGGAAGCAAGGGAAAGGTATATAAAGGTTTTTCTACTGATGTGATAACCGATTTAACAGTCGAACACCTCAAAAAAAGAGATACATCAAAACCTTTCTTTATGATATGCAGTTTTAAAGCTACACATGAGCCGTTCGATTATCCTAAAAGATATGATAGCCTCTATGCCGATATAGATATCCCGGAACCCGAATCATTATACGATTTTGGAAAAGGGCAAGGAGGAAGAACCTTTGTCGGACAAAAATTAGAAAACCTGGCAAAAAGATGGAAGCAGGCTACCGATGACCCGGAAAACTTTTGGACATCATATCCCGGACTTCCTTATCCGCTGGATGGATTCGATAGTATGCAGCTAAGAAGCAAGATTTATCAAAAGCTGGTTAAAGACTTTATGCGAAGTGGGGCAGCCATAGACGATAATATTGGAAAACTTTTAGATTATCTGAAAGCAGAAGGGATCGAAAATAATACTATTGTGGTTTACACCGCCGATCAGGGATATTTTCTCGGAGAACACGGATTTTTTGATAAGCGTTTAATTTATGAGGAATCGTTACGAATGCCTTTTGTTATCAGGTTTCCCAAAGAACTAAAGGGAGGCAAACGTATTGATGATATTATTTTAAATATTGATTTTGCAGCTCTTCTGGCCGATTATGCAGGTATCAAAAAACCTGATTACATACAAGGAGAAAGTTTCAGAGAGAATTTAAAAGGAAATACACCTGAAAATTGGAGAGAGGAGATGTATTACAGGTACTGGTTGCACCATCCCGACCGTCCGTCCCATTTTGGTATCAGGAACGAGAGGTATAAATTGGCATTCTTTTATGGGCAGGGACTAGGGATGTACGGTTCTGAAGAGGATAAACCAACTGAGCCGGTTTGGGAGTTTTACGATTTGGAAAAAGACCCTAAAGAGTTGTATAACTTAATCAATGATCCGCAGTATGCCGATATTATTACCGAAATGAAAACCGAACTGATTAAACTGAGGGAGCAATATAAAGATGAGGATGCAGACAAGCCCGTTATGGAAAGAATAATGAAAGACAACTGGCAGTGA
- a CDS encoding RagB/SusD family nutrient uptake outer membrane protein: MRKRIFLVLLLTALWSCDEYLDLIPDNVATLDDAFALRDTAEGYLFTCYSWIPRQGSVFNNPGMLSGGELWGVPSNSATGLSLAKGFQNIVNPLFNYWEGGNNAGDLYGGIRDCNIFLENVHKVPDIEESERSRWIAEVKFLKAFYHYWLMRSYGPIPVIRESLPIDVSPDDAKVPREPVEDVVNYIVELLDEAIGSLPEVIENPVNEAGRITKPIAAMLKAQVLTLGASPLFNGNTDYASMLNNEGTPLISQTYSEDKWKLAAQACKEAIEVAHSAGHSLYQFDPNSVPSSQAILSDTTITQMNIRNSITERWNSEIIWSNASSVLDQSVVTPRTWNPSRSHAGMEGAYAPPLAIAEMFYSDNGVPIEEDIEYDYQNRYDLKTAGEDDKYNIKKGYTTAALHFNRENRFYATLGFDGGIWYGQGRYEDDASNLFYIQGKLGQAAGVLVITDYSATGYWPKKLINYQNVIETNSYTQNWYPWPMMRLADLYLLYAEAENEANGPTTEAYEYINRVRNRAGLTSVQESWSNYSSSPNKYTTKEGLREIIHKERMIELALEGNRYWDVKRWKTAHVELNKAIQGWDVFQESEEGYYRVQNVFNPVFRQRDYLWPLSEDVLIRNNQLIQNTGW; the protein is encoded by the coding sequence ATGAGAAAAAGAATTTTTTTAGTGCTGTTACTAACAGCATTGTGGTCTTGCGATGAATATCTGGATTTGATTCCTGATAATGTTGCTACATTAGATGATGCATTTGCATTACGAGATACAGCTGAAGGGTATTTGTTCACGTGTTATTCATGGATACCTAGGCAGGGAAGTGTGTTTAATAATCCGGGAATGCTGTCCGGAGGTGAATTATGGGGAGTGCCCAGCAATAGCGCTACCGGCCTTTCCCTGGCGAAAGGTTTTCAAAATATAGTTAACCCTTTATTTAATTATTGGGAAGGTGGCAATAATGCCGGCGACCTATACGGAGGTATTCGCGATTGTAATATTTTTTTGGAAAATGTACATAAAGTTCCAGATATAGAAGAAAGCGAACGAAGCAGATGGATTGCTGAAGTTAAGTTCTTAAAGGCTTTTTACCATTATTGGTTAATGAGGTCTTATGGCCCTATTCCGGTAATCCGTGAAAGTTTGCCGATAGATGTTAGTCCGGACGATGCAAAAGTACCTCGAGAACCTGTTGAGGATGTGGTAAACTATATAGTGGAATTGCTGGATGAAGCTATAGGAAGTCTACCTGAAGTAATAGAGAATCCGGTTAATGAGGCAGGAAGGATTACTAAGCCGATAGCAGCAATGTTGAAAGCCCAGGTATTAACTTTGGGAGCAAGTCCTTTATTTAATGGAAATACCGATTATGCTTCCATGTTGAATAATGAAGGTACACCACTAATAAGCCAGACCTATAGTGAAGACAAATGGAAACTTGCAGCCCAGGCCTGTAAAGAAGCCATAGAAGTAGCACATTCGGCAGGCCATTCTTTATATCAATTCGATCCTAATTCCGTGCCGTCTTCACAAGCCATTCTTTCCGATACTACAATTACACAAATGAATATTAGGAATAGTATAACGGAGCGATGGAATAGTGAAATTATTTGGTCGAATGCTTCAAGTGTTCTTGACCAGTCGGTAGTAACGCCTCGTACATGGAATCCTTCAAGAAGCCATGCCGGAATGGAGGGGGCTTATGCGCCACCATTGGCAATTGCTGAAATGTTCTATTCGGATAATGGTGTTCCCATTGAAGAAGATATAGAGTATGATTATCAAAACAGGTATGATTTAAAAACAGCTGGAGAAGATGATAAGTACAATATTAAGAAAGGATACACTACTGCTGCATTACATTTCAATAGAGAAAACAGGTTTTATGCGACTTTAGGCTTCGACGGCGGAATATGGTATGGGCAGGGACGATACGAAGACGATGCCAGCAATCTATTTTACATACAGGGAAAACTCGGACAGGCTGCCGGAGTGTTGGTAATAACCGATTATTCCGCTACCGGGTACTGGCCTAAGAAGCTTATTAATTATCAGAATGTTATTGAAACTAATTCCTATACTCAAAATTGGTACCCTTGGCCTATGATGCGATTAGCAGACTTATATTTATTATACGCCGAAGCTGAAAATGAAGCTAACGGGCCTACAACAGAAGCTTATGAATATATAAATAGAGTAAGGAATAGGGCCGGATTGACCTCAGTACAGGAATCCTGGTCCAATTATTCCAGTAGCCCTAACAAATACACTACAAAAGAAGGATTAAGGGAAATCATTCACAAGGAAAGAATGATCGAGTTGGCATTGGAAGGGAATAGGTATTGGGATGTAAAAAGATGGAAAACAGCTCATGTCGAATTAAATAAAGCGATACAAGGATGGGATGTTTTTCAGGAAAGTGAAGAAGGCTATTATAGAGTGCAAAATGTATTTAATCCTGTTTTTAGGCAGCGAGATTATTTATGGCCTCTTAGCGAAGATGTTTTAATCCGTAATAATCAATTGATTCAAAATACAGGTTGGTAA
- a CDS encoding DUF5000 domain-containing lipoprotein, producing the protein MKRKVFFKKQIFVVMMGIVATVCIISCDEEIVNEPPVTGKEPQPVTNVNFTAKPGGVILNYNIQDDATDYVLAEYEIRSGVIRQEKVSKYKNTMSLQGFASEGIHKVTLYSVNISEKRSEPTTIDVEVMEPPYVTAFETLNIKEDFGGLNVSLSNQAKEVLSIEILTTDENGEQYSRIVHNTSQQVVNFSERGFEPEERKFWVTMRDNYGNTTDTVAVKLTPLFEKLLDRTLMGEHVLPSDYGYDHAWHTWSGISPRAPRFLFDGVSTHTDNVLHSIPGSGIPMHFTIDLGVTSALSRFRIWQRNRSVEYYAGGNPRAFELWGSANPDPDGSWDSWTKIGTYTIEKPSGAPLGTNTSEDLEVLRAGHEFNVPIEVGPVRYIRFKTLETWGKIEHVSFAELAFWGSEE; encoded by the coding sequence ATGAAAAGAAAAGTATTTTTTAAAAAACAGATTTTCGTAGTGATGATGGGTATTGTCGCGACTGTTTGCATTATTTCTTGTGATGAAGAAATAGTTAATGAACCTCCTGTAACCGGAAAAGAGCCTCAACCCGTAACTAATGTGAATTTTACGGCTAAACCCGGAGGAGTGATACTGAATTACAATATTCAGGATGATGCAACAGACTATGTATTGGCAGAATATGAGATTAGATCAGGAGTAATACGACAAGAAAAAGTGTCTAAATATAAGAATACAATGTCCTTGCAGGGTTTTGCTTCTGAAGGAATCCACAAGGTTACATTATATTCGGTTAATATTTCAGAAAAAAGGTCGGAACCTACCACTATAGATGTTGAGGTTATGGAGCCTCCTTATGTTACGGCTTTCGAAACATTAAACATTAAAGAAGACTTTGGAGGATTAAACGTATCGTTGTCAAACCAGGCTAAAGAAGTGTTGTCCATAGAAATTTTGACTACGGATGAAAACGGTGAACAGTATTCCCGTATAGTTCATAACACATCACAACAAGTAGTTAATTTTTCTGAGAGAGGATTTGAGCCTGAAGAACGAAAATTTTGGGTTACAATGAGAGATAATTATGGAAACACTACAGATACGGTTGCTGTAAAATTAACTCCATTGTTCGAAAAATTACTGGATCGTACCTTAATGGGAGAACATGTTTTACCTTCAGATTACGGATACGATCATGCCTGGCATACCTGGAGCGGCATATCTCCGCGGGCACCTCGCTTTTTATTCGATGGCGTAAGTACCCATACAGACAATGTTCTTCACAGTATTCCGGGGAGCGGCATACCGATGCATTTTACTATAGACCTGGGAGTTACCTCGGCACTAAGCCGGTTCAGGATTTGGCAAAGAAATAGATCTGTAGAATATTATGCAGGAGGAAATCCAAGAGCGTTTGAATTGTGGGGAAGTGCCAATCCGGATCCTGACGGGTCTTGGGATAGTTGGACTAAAATAGGCACCTATACCATAGAGAAACCTTCAGGAGCTCCATTAGGTACCAATACTTCGGAAGATCTTGAAGTGCTAAGGGCAGGACATGAGTTCAATGTGCCGATAGAAGTTGGACCTGTCCGTTACATCAGGTTTAAGACTTTGGAAACATGGGGGAAAATAGAACATGTATCTTTTGCTGAGCTAGCCTTCTGGGGGTCTGAAGAATAG
- a CDS encoding SusC/RagA family TonB-linked outer membrane protein, with the protein MRKILMNSLSLSQSRGLLFVLFLSVFIVPLWSMKVLAQEVVTGVVTSPDGVPLVGVSVVALGTSTGTSTDFDGNYSIQLTTNNSVLEFSYIGMKTKKITVGERRVLNVQLEEDMGALDEVVVVGFGTQKKESMVSSITTIDPEELKVPSSNLTTALSGRVAGMIAYQRSGEPGLDNAEFFIRGVTTFGYKVDPLILIDNVEVTTTDLARLVPDDIASFSILKDATATAIYGARGANGVILITTKQGKEGPAKLNFRYETSVSAPIREVELADAVTYMRLHREATSTRDPLADQAYSLSKIEGTIAGTDPYLYPSVDWRDDLINDVTINQRINMSISGGGKIARYMVSGAFNHDSGILKVPKENDFNNNISLKTYSLRSNVNIDLSSTTEMIVRLNGSFDDYIGPLSGGQQVYRNIMRTSPARFAPFYPKGTDQRYINHILFGNDGTGDYLNPYADLVKGYREYSRSRMLAQLELKQDLGFITEGLNFRGLINTTRNSFFDVRREYIPFYYKMLGTDFFTGEYVYETLNKEEGREYLDYNRGGTEVGTTTYMEAALNYERTFNKKHTLSGLLVYILRNRLSNQGSTLQESLPFRNLGLSGRATYGYDNRYFAEFNFGYNGSERFHKDNRFGFFPSVGAAWSVSNESFWEPVKPYIDKLKVRGSYGIVGNDAVGGNNDRFQYISEVNMNNSGRGFTFGTDRGNYKSGITVNRYPNPSITWEKAYKSNLALELGFFNKVDITAEVFKEHRKNIFMRRGDVPATMGLSASIFANIGEATSEGVDIQFNYDHAFGNGLWIQGMGNFTYATSEFKVYEEPVYANEPWKSRVGLSLRQQWGYIAERLFIDDEEVLNSPEQIFGNQIDVARGGDIKYFDVNNDGRITELDQVPIGYPTTPEIIYGFGLSSGYKGFDFSVFFQGSARSSFWIDPSATSPFASYQYNNSDNSGKVLENQLLQVYADSHWSEDNKDLYALWPRLSTTHVINNEQRSTWFMRDGQFLRLKQLEFGYSIPENAIEKIGLKSLRFYANGTNLLTFSKFKLWDVEMAGNGLGYPIQRVINFGVNASL; encoded by the coding sequence ATGAGAAAAATTTTAATGAATAGCTTGAGCTTGTCTCAAAGCCGGGGCTTATTATTTGTTCTGTTTTTGAGTGTATTCATTGTGCCTCTTTGGAGTATGAAGGTTTTAGCTCAAGAGGTAGTTACCGGAGTTGTCACTTCGCCTGACGGTGTGCCGTTAGTAGGAGTTTCTGTAGTTGCTTTAGGAACCTCTACGGGAACTTCTACCGATTTTGACGGTAATTATAGCATACAGTTAACAACTAATAATAGTGTCCTGGAGTTTTCATACATCGGGATGAAGACCAAAAAAATTACAGTGGGAGAACGAAGAGTCCTGAATGTCCAGTTGGAAGAAGACATGGGCGCATTGGATGAAGTTGTTGTTGTCGGGTTTGGCACTCAAAAGAAAGAGAGTATGGTATCTTCTATTACAACCATAGATCCGGAAGAACTTAAAGTACCTTCGAGCAATTTAACTACAGCACTTTCAGGACGAGTAGCCGGAATGATAGCATACCAACGCAGTGGAGAACCCGGTTTGGACAATGCAGAATTCTTTATCAGAGGGGTAACTACATTCGGCTATAAGGTTGATCCTTTAATTTTAATAGATAATGTGGAGGTTACAACAACCGATCTGGCCCGTTTGGTACCCGATGATATAGCGAGCTTTTCCATCTTAAAAGATGCAACGGCTACGGCAATTTATGGGGCCCGAGGAGCCAATGGAGTTATTTTAATAACAACCAAACAAGGGAAAGAGGGACCGGCAAAACTTAATTTCAGATATGAAACTTCGGTTTCCGCACCAATACGTGAAGTAGAATTAGCAGATGCCGTAACATATATGCGTTTGCATAGAGAAGCAACTTCTACGAGAGATCCATTAGCTGATCAGGCATATTCACTTTCTAAAATTGAAGGAACAATAGCCGGAACAGACCCGTATTTATATCCTTCCGTAGATTGGAGAGATGACCTTATTAACGACGTAACTATCAATCAGAGAATAAATATGAGTATTTCGGGAGGTGGTAAAATAGCGCGGTATATGGTTTCTGGAGCATTCAACCACGATAGCGGAATACTGAAAGTACCGAAAGAGAATGATTTTAATAACAATATCAGTCTTAAAACATATTCGTTACGTTCAAACGTTAATATTGATCTGAGCAGTACTACAGAAATGATCGTAAGGCTTAACGGATCTTTCGATGATTATATAGGACCTTTAAGCGGAGGGCAACAGGTGTATAGGAATATAATGAGAACTTCTCCTGCACGTTTTGCTCCTTTTTATCCGAAAGGGACAGATCAAAGGTATATAAATCATATACTGTTTGGTAACGACGGTACAGGTGATTACCTGAATCCGTATGCAGACCTTGTAAAAGGATATCGTGAATATTCAAGATCAAGAATGCTGGCTCAGTTAGAATTGAAACAAGATCTTGGTTTTATTACTGAAGGGTTAAACTTTAGGGGGCTTATAAACACAACGCGAAACTCATTTTTTGATGTTCGAAGAGAATACATTCCGTTTTATTATAAAATGTTGGGAACAGATTTCTTCACCGGAGAGTACGTTTATGAAACTTTAAATAAGGAAGAAGGAAGAGAGTATCTGGATTATAACAGGGGAGGGACAGAAGTTGGAACGACTACATATATGGAAGCGGCACTTAATTACGAAAGAACATTTAACAAGAAGCATACGCTAAGTGGTTTGTTAGTGTATATACTGAGAAACCGGCTTAGCAATCAAGGGTCGACGTTGCAGGAATCACTGCCTTTTAGAAACTTAGGGCTTTCAGGAAGAGCTACTTACGGATACGACAATCGTTATTTTGCTGAATTCAATTTTGGATATAACGGGTCAGAACGCTTCCATAAAGACAACCGATTTGGTTTTTTTCCGTCGGTAGGGGCAGCATGGAGTGTATCTAATGAATCATTTTGGGAACCGGTTAAGCCCTATATTGATAAGTTAAAGGTAAGAGGAAGTTACGGAATCGTTGGAAATGATGCTGTCGGCGGTAATAATGACCGTTTTCAATACATATCGGAAGTTAATATGAATAATTCTGGTAGGGGGTTTACCTTTGGAACCGATAGAGGGAACTATAAAAGCGGAATTACGGTAAACAGATATCCTAATCCTAGTATTACCTGGGAAAAGGCATATAAAAGTAATTTGGCTTTAGAACTGGGGTTTTTTAACAAGGTCGATATTACTGCAGAAGTATTTAAAGAGCATAGAAAGAATATCTTCATGCGAAGGGGGGATGTGCCTGCCACCATGGGTTTGTCTGCAAGCATATTTGCAAATATTGGGGAAGCGACCTCAGAAGGTGTAGACATACAATTTAATTATGACCATGCTTTTGGAAATGGATTATGGATTCAGGGGATGGGGAATTTCACCTATGCTACAAGTGAATTTAAGGTTTATGAAGAGCCTGTTTATGCCAACGAACCATGGAAAAGCAGGGTAGGACTTAGTTTAAGACAGCAGTGGGGTTATATAGCCGAACGCCTGTTTATAGATGATGAGGAAGTATTGAATTCTCCGGAACAAATTTTTGGTAATCAAATAGATGTGGCTAGAGGCGGTGATATCAAGTATTTTGATGTTAATAACGATGGAAGGATAACAGAACTCGACCAGGTCCCTATCGGATATCCTACTACTCCTGAAATAATATACGGTTTCGGGTTATCTTCCGGATATAAAGGATTTGATTTTTCCGTATTCTTTCAGGGGTCGGCCAGATCTTCATTCTGGATAGATCCTTCTGCAACCTCTCCTTTTGCTTCATATCAGTATAATAATTCGGATAATTCAGGAAAAGTGCTCGAAAACCAATTGCTACAGGTGTATGCAGATAGTCATTGGTCTGAGGATAATAAGGACCTATATGCGCTTTGGCCGCGATTGAGTACGACACACGTAATAAATAACGAACAGCGCAGTACCTGGTTTATGAGGGACGGCCAATTTTTAAGGTTGAAACAACTGGAGTTTGGATATTCTATTCCTGAAAATGCCATAGAGAAGATAGGGCTTAAAAGTTTACGTTTTTATGCTAATGGGACTAACCTGCTAACCTTCTCTAAATTTAAATTATGGGATGTGGAAATGGCCGGAAATGGTTTGGGATATCCGATTCAAAGGGTAATTAATTTTGGTGTTAATGCTTCATTATAA
- a CDS encoding protein-disulfide reductase DsbD domain-containing protein, translated as MKKLVVVLFLFAAAVTKAQILEPVKWSTSVEKISKTEAYLVATATIDEGWHLYSQDVPEGGPVATTFTYDDSSKKFKLVDKTEEGKGHVVNDKIFEMKIKYFDGKAVFKQKIKLAPNQKLTINGSVEFMVCDDGRCLPPTTEDLKFEL; from the coding sequence ATGAAGAAATTAGTTGTTGTTTTATTTTTATTTGCAGCTGCAGTAACAAAAGCTCAGATATTAGAGCCGGTTAAATGGTCAACCTCTGTGGAGAAGATCAGTAAAACAGAAGCTTATTTAGTAGCTACAGCTACAATAGATGAGGGATGGCATTTGTATTCGCAGGATGTTCCGGAAGGAGGACCTGTAGCTACAACATTTACTTATGACGACTCATCTAAAAAATTTAAGCTGGTAGATAAAACCGAGGAGGGCAAAGGGCATGTGGTAAATGATAAGATTTTTGAAATGAAGATCAAGTACTTTGATGGCAAGGCAGTATTCAAGCAAAAGATCAAGCTTGCACCAAATCAAAAATTAACGATCAATGGCTCTGTAGAGTTTATGGTTTGTGACGATGGCAGATGTTTACCGCCTACAACCGAAGATCTTAAATTTGAATTATAA
- a CDS encoding DUF4998 domain-containing protein: MKNIRKVNKLIWVMTVLFILGLAGCSDDKPYSDYFTYSPIEYIGKVDSVSYLSGVNKVRLTWKVSTDPSVKSLEISWLEDGGDKEMSVDVDENQIGEYMNVEITDLSAGSYTFFLVSSDGKGNSSVPVELFASVLDPSYLDLIQPVLASGEYVDNSLIITLSNEEEGYIGSEVFYTNTNNEEVSVLVDEENAEFIIEDYKLGTGVTYLSNFNDPEVLGTLSSKETNLQVRLEFSKEEWIASADYDEPSNRGSWNVIDANPSTVWHMSKLMQYPHPLDIDMGTVQTVSGLTFLQRQDNINYGLVKLVEIQTGSDDVNWISQKEVELPFTQDPISIPLEASVEARYLRIIFKSDYKGGDFTAISEVGAYAIY, encoded by the coding sequence ATGAAAAATATTAGAAAAGTCAATAAATTAATATGGGTCATGACCGTGCTGTTTATTTTGGGATTGGCCGGTTGTTCTGACGATAAGCCATATTCAGATTATTTTACATACTCACCAATAGAATATATAGGTAAAGTTGACTCGGTTTCATACCTGTCGGGAGTCAATAAAGTCAGGTTGACATGGAAAGTTTCTACGGACCCGTCGGTTAAGTCATTGGAAATAAGCTGGCTGGAAGATGGTGGCGACAAAGAAATGAGTGTAGACGTCGATGAAAACCAGATAGGAGAATATATGAATGTAGAAATAACAGACCTTTCAGCAGGGTCTTATACGTTCTTTCTTGTATCTAGCGATGGTAAAGGGAACAGCTCGGTTCCCGTTGAGTTGTTTGCTTCTGTTTTAGACCCTAGTTATCTGGATTTGATCCAGCCTGTTTTAGCTTCCGGTGAATATGTCGATAATTCGCTGATCATAACTTTGAGCAATGAAGAGGAAGGTTATATAGGTTCGGAAGTGTTTTATACGAATACCAATAATGAAGAAGTAAGTGTTCTTGTAGACGAGGAAAATGCCGAGTTTATAATAGAAGATTATAAATTAGGTACTGGGGTAACCTATTTGTCCAACTTTAACGATCCTGAAGTATTAGGTACATTATCGTCAAAAGAAACCAACTTGCAGGTAAGGCTCGAGTTTTCCAAAGAAGAATGGATAGCTTCTGCAGATTATGATGAACCGTCTAACCGTGGATCGTGGAATGTTATAGATGCAAATCCTTCTACAGTATGGCATATGAGTAAGTTAATGCAATATCCGCACCCTTTGGATATTGATATGGGAACAGTCCAAACTGTTAGCGGATTGACCTTTTTACAAAGACAAGACAATATCAATTACGGGCTCGTTAAGTTGGTCGAAATTCAAACAGGTAGCGATGATGTTAATTGGATTTCACAAAAGGAAGTGGAACTACCATTTACGCAAGATCCGATTTCTATACCATTGGAAGCTTCTGTTGAAGCCAGATATTTGCGAATCATATTTAAATCAGATTATAAGGGAGGGGATTTTACCGCAATATCAGAAGTGGGAGCATATGCTATATATTGA